In a single window of the Mucilaginibacter defluvii genome:
- a CDS encoding efflux RND transporter permease subunit — protein sequence MLKKFIERPVLSTVISILLLLLGIVSLLGLPITQFPDIAPPTVQVTASYPGANAEVVARSVATPIEEAVNGVENMTYMTSNSSNDGSMTLNVYFKQGTDPDIAAVNVQNRVSKALSQIPQEAVQTGVSTQKVQNSIIMFVALASKDTSYNETFLQNYIKINLIPQLQRIPGVGQAQPFGTHDYSMRIWLKPDRLTAYNLAPADVTNAIQDQSLEAAPGRMGESSKEVFEYVLKYKGKLNKVKDYENIVIKANADGSTIRLQDVARVEFGSYTYSSNSVLNGSATSGVAIFQTAGSNANDILTEAKRLLDEFSTTLPKGIEPVVMYNTKEFLDASIEQVQHTLIEAFVLVFIVVFIFLQDFRSTLIPAIAVPVAIVGTFFFMGLFGFSINLLTLFALVLAIGIVVDDAIVVVEAVHAKMEHTGQDAKTATIESMSEISGAIVSITLVMAAVFVPVGFMQGPAGVFYRQFAFTLAIAILISALNALTLSPALTALFLKNPHAQGEHGHTERKGFVGRFFAAFNTGFNALTGKYIRSIQFLIKRKWVAVSGLALVAAVTFVMIKRTPSGFIPTEDQGFLLYAVNTPPGNSLEQTRKAMKEIDDIVKKDPITQNHYQVEGLNFITNANASSYGAGFIRMKGEDDRGEVKDLNQITAMMTQKVAAQVKGASAFFFTFPTVQGFGNVNGFEMMLQDRTNGTMGKLDSTTKAFLGALMQRKEIAYAFTTFAAGNPQYQLDVDNAKARQLGVQVKDLLQTLQVYYGSSFVSDFNRFGKYYRVMVQADATYRTNPQSLNNIFVKNNQGEMVPVNSVVKLKRVYGPETVTRNNLFNAVTINGVPKPGYSTGDAIKAVEETAKQALPRGFGYEWTGMTREEINAGSQILLIFVMSMIFVYFLLAAQYESYILPLAVILTIPLGIFGVMLFINMLGIDNNIYVQVCLIMLIGLLAKNAILIVEYAVQRRKAGMGLVEAALEASQLRLRPILMTSFAFIVGLIPLMRAKGASALGNHSIGAGAVGGMLTGVILGVFVIPVLFVIFQALQEKLSGGKKKTEVKANQQVQLENA from the coding sequence ATGCTTAAAAAGTTTATAGAAAGGCCCGTCCTTTCAACAGTGATCTCCATACTTCTGCTCTTATTGGGGATCGTATCGCTGTTAGGTTTACCTATCACGCAGTTTCCTGATATTGCGCCGCCAACGGTACAGGTTACGGCCTCTTATCCGGGTGCAAATGCCGAGGTGGTTGCCCGTTCGGTAGCTACGCCTATTGAGGAAGCCGTTAACGGTGTGGAGAACATGACCTACATGACCTCAAACTCCAGCAACGACGGATCCATGACCCTGAACGTTTATTTTAAACAGGGTACCGACCCGGATATTGCCGCGGTGAACGTACAAAACCGTGTATCAAAGGCATTGAGCCAGATACCGCAGGAAGCTGTACAAACCGGTGTATCAACACAGAAGGTACAAAACAGTATCATTATGTTCGTGGCGCTGGCCAGTAAGGATACATCATATAACGAAACCTTTTTACAGAACTATATCAAGATCAACCTTATACCCCAGTTGCAACGTATCCCAGGCGTAGGCCAGGCGCAGCCATTTGGTACGCACGATTATTCGATGCGTATATGGTTAAAGCCTGATCGCTTAACAGCCTATAACCTGGCACCGGCTGATGTAACAAATGCTATCCAGGATCAAAGCTTGGAAGCCGCTCCGGGCCGTATGGGCGAGAGCAGTAAGGAAGTATTTGAATACGTGTTAAAGTATAAAGGCAAGCTCAACAAGGTTAAAGATTACGAGAACATCGTGATCAAGGCAAATGCCGATGGTTCAACTATCCGTTTGCAGGATGTTGCCCGTGTAGAATTCGGTTCATATACCTATTCATCAAACAGTGTACTTAACGGCAGCGCTACATCAGGTGTGGCTATCTTCCAAACAGCCGGATCAAACGCTAACGACATCTTGACAGAAGCAAAACGTTTGTTAGATGAATTCTCTACCACCTTACCAAAAGGTATTGAGCCGGTAGTAATGTATAACACCAAGGAGTTTTTAGATGCCTCTATTGAGCAGGTACAACATACGCTGATTGAAGCATTTGTGCTGGTATTCATCGTTGTATTCATTTTCTTGCAGGATTTCCGTTCTACCTTGATTCCGGCTATCGCCGTTCCGGTGGCTATTGTGGGTACTTTCTTCTTCATGGGGCTGTTTGGCTTTAGTATCAACCTGCTTACTTTGTTCGCGCTGGTACTGGCTATCGGTATTGTGGTGGATGATGCCATTGTGGTGGTCGAGGCGGTACACGCCAAAATGGAACATACGGGGCAGGACGCCAAAACGGCTACCATCGAGTCCATGAGTGAAATATCAGGCGCTATCGTATCCATAACACTGGTTATGGCGGCGGTATTCGTTCCGGTAGGCTTTATGCAGGGCCCGGCAGGTGTATTCTACCGTCAGTTTGCGTTTACATTAGCTATTGCGATTTTGATTTCGGCACTGAATGCCTTAACGCTTAGTCCGGCACTTACGGCCTTATTCCTAAAAAACCCGCATGCCCAAGGCGAACATGGCCATACGGAGCGTAAAGGCTTTGTTGGTCGCTTCTTCGCTGCATTCAACACTGGTTTTAACGCGCTTACAGGTAAGTATATCAGGTCTATCCAATTCCTGATAAAACGCAAATGGGTAGCTGTATCAGGTTTGGCATTGGTAGCCGCGGTTACTTTTGTCATGATCAAACGTACACCATCAGGCTTTATTCCAACTGAGGATCAGGGCTTCCTGCTTTATGCGGTAAACACCCCTCCGGGTAACTCATTGGAGCAAACCCGTAAGGCAATGAAGGAGATAGATGATATTGTAAAGAAAGATCCGATCACGCAGAACCATTACCAGGTAGAAGGTTTGAACTTTATCACCAACGCAAACGCTTCGTCATACGGTGCCGGTTTCATCCGCATGAAGGGTGAGGATGATCGTGGTGAGGTGAAGGATCTGAACCAGATCACTGCCATGATGACCCAAAAGGTTGCCGCCCAGGTAAAAGGTGCAAGCGCGTTCTTCTTTACCTTCCCAACCGTACAGGGTTTTGGTAACGTAAACGGTTTTGAAATGATGTTGCAGGACAGAACCAACGGTACTATGGGTAAGCTGGATTCAACTACCAAAGCATTTTTAGGTGCGCTTATGCAGCGTAAAGAGATCGCTTATGCCTTTACCACATTTGCTGCCGGTAACCCGCAATATCAACTGGATGTTGATAATGCCAAGGCCCGCCAGTTAGGCGTGCAGGTTAAGGACTTGCTGCAAACGCTGCAAGTGTACTACGGTAGTAGCTTCGTAAGCGACTTTAACCGCTTTGGTAAATATTACCGTGTAATGGTGCAGGCGGATGCTACTTACCGTACTAACCCGCAATCACTCAACAACATATTTGTAAAAAATAACCAGGGCGAAATGGTGCCGGTTAACTCGGTAGTAAAGCTTAAACGCGTTTACGGACCCGAAACGGTAACACGTAACAACCTGTTTAACGCCGTAACCATTAACGGTGTGCCTAAACCGGGTTACAGTACAGGCGACGCTATTAAAGCCGTTGAAGAAACAGCCAAACAAGCATTGCCACGCGGTTTTGGTTATGAGTGGACCGGCATGACCCGTGAGGAGATCAACGCGGGCTCACAAATACTGCTCATCTTTGTGATGAGTATGATATTCGTTTACTTCCTGCTGGCTGCGCAGTACGAGAGTTATATACTGCCGCTGGCGGTTATTCTGACTATACCGCTGGGTATATTCGGTGTTATGCTGTTTATTAACATGCTGGGTATCGATAACAATATCTACGTACAGGTGTGTTTGATCATGCTCATCGGATTGCTGGCCAAGAATGCCATTCTGATTGTAGAGTACGCGGTACAACGCCGCAAGGCAGGCATGGGCTTGGTTGAGGCTGCGCTTGAAGCATCTCAATTAAGGCTTCGCCCGATATTGATGACCTCATTCGCGTTCATCGTAGGTTTGATTCCGTTGATGAGGGCAAAAGGTGCATCAGCTCTGGGTAACCATAGTATTGGTGCTGGCGCTGTAGGCGGGATGCTTACCGGTGTAATACTGGGTGTATTTGTTATCCCGGTATTGTTCGTCATCTTCCAGGCCTTGCAGGAAAAATTGAGCGGTGGTAAAAAGAAAACCGAAGTAAAAGCCAATCAACAAGTACAACTTGAAAATGCCTGA
- a CDS encoding efflux RND transporter periplasmic adaptor subunit produces the protein MKTLSNSILSIRQNVPLFVSIAALVLYSSCSSSTPGAGAPPPQELPVIAVESKPVTTYSEYTASLEGNRDIEIRPQVDGYLEAIYVDEGAQVHKGQTLFKIDARPFREQLNTAKAMLLSAQASLETASINVSKLTPLVENNVVSDVQLRSAKAAYNAAKANVAQAQAQVESAKINLNYTNVTAPADGYVGSIPFKTGSLVGKVQTEPLTVLSENKAVHAYFTMSEVDFINFKEHYAGNTIEDKIKHLPEVELLLADNNIYPQKGKVELAKGQFDKTNGTISFRATFANNNGLLRSGNTGKIRIPSVTSNSLLVPQEATFELQDKVFVYALTDSNKVVGTPLTVTGTSGHFYLVSKGLKAGDKIVYKGIDRLRDGVQIKPQVLPADSVLKTAAL, from the coding sequence ATGAAAACGCTAAGTAATTCTATCCTTTCAATCAGGCAAAATGTGCCACTCTTCGTGTCCATCGCCGCCTTGGTTTTATATAGCAGTTGCAGTTCATCAACGCCGGGGGCAGGTGCCCCGCCACCACAGGAGCTTCCGGTAATAGCCGTTGAAAGCAAACCGGTTACCACTTACAGCGAGTACACCGCATCACTTGAAGGCAACCGCGATATTGAGATCCGCCCACAGGTGGATGGCTACCTCGAAGCCATTTACGTTGACGAAGGCGCGCAGGTGCATAAAGGCCAAACGCTCTTTAAAATTGATGCACGCCCGTTCCGCGAACAACTGAACACGGCTAAGGCCATGTTGCTTTCCGCACAGGCATCGCTTGAAACCGCCTCTATCAACGTAAGCAAGCTAACTCCGCTGGTTGAAAATAATGTAGTGTCTGATGTGCAGTTACGTTCGGCAAAGGCTGCTTATAATGCTGCTAAAGCGAATGTTGCCCAGGCACAGGCGCAAGTTGAATCAGCTAAGATCAACCTTAACTATACTAATGTTACCGCTCCGGCCGATGGTTATGTAGGCAGTATCCCTTTCAAAACAGGTAGCCTGGTAGGCAAAGTTCAAACCGAGCCGCTTACCGTACTGTCAGAAAATAAAGCCGTTCACGCTTACTTTACCATGAGCGAGGTTGACTTTATCAACTTTAAGGAGCACTACGCCGGTAATACTATTGAAGACAAGATCAAGCATTTGCCTGAAGTAGAATTATTATTGGCCGATAACAACATCTATCCGCAAAAAGGCAAGGTTGAACTGGCTAAAGGGCAGTTTGATAAAACAAATGGTACCATCAGCTTCAGGGCTACGTTTGCCAACAACAACGGGCTTTTACGTTCAGGTAATACCGGTAAAATACGTATCCCAAGTGTAACGAGCAACTCATTACTGGTGCCGCAGGAGGCTACATTTGAATTGCAGGACAAGGTGTTTGTTTACGCGCTTACCGATAGCAACAAAGTAGTTGGTACGCCACTAACGGTTACCGGTACAAGCGGTCATTTTTACCTGGTATCAAAAGGCCTTAAGGCAGGCGACAAGATTGTTTACAAGGGGATTGACAGGCTGCGCGATGGCGTACAGATCAAACCACAGGTATTGCCTGCCGACAGTGTACTGAAAACAGCAGCGCTGTAA
- a CDS encoding TetR/AcrR family transcriptional regulator codes for MGILERRQRQKEEVKHDIICAAWQMVEKDGWNALSIRKIADAIEYSVPVIYDHFENKEAIYLEFAKKGFRKLSKKMIDAKDAHDDPAEQIRAMADAYWDFGINNMQLYQLMFGIGMQCCEISKAMPEQEKFRALVMEPIEALIKKSKRTDINSCLKYHTFWSVMHGLISIKITGNSPIDDELNKMVLDDAIAGFTKNML; via the coding sequence ATGGGAATATTAGAGCGCAGGCAGCGGCAGAAGGAAGAAGTGAAGCATGATATAATTTGTGCTGCATGGCAAATGGTTGAAAAAGACGGATGGAACGCTTTGTCTATCCGTAAAATAGCTGATGCCATTGAATATAGCGTGCCTGTTATTTATGACCATTTTGAAAACAAGGAAGCCATATACCTTGAATTTGCAAAAAAGGGTTTTCGTAAACTCTCCAAAAAGATGATCGATGCGAAAGACGCGCACGATGATCCGGCTGAACAAATAAGGGCGATGGCTGATGCATACTGGGACTTCGGCATTAATAACATGCAGCTTTACCAGTTAATGTTTGGAATAGGCATGCAATGCTGCGAAATAAGCAAGGCAATGCCCGAGCAGGAAAAATTCAGGGCCTTAGTGATGGAGCCGATAGAGGCGCTCATTAAAAAAAGTAAACGTACTGATATTAATTCCTGTTTAAAGTACCACACGTTCTGGTCTGTAATGCACGGCTTAATATCGATCAAGATCACCGGCAATTCCCCTATTGACGATGAGCTTAACAAAATGGTTTTGGATGATGCCATAGCAGGCTTCACAAAAAATATGCTGTAG
- a CDS encoding pitrilysin family protein has protein sequence MKRFLPAVVMAISSFAFGQSKPADVNTFTLANGMKFLVMEDSSIPNANMYLFYRVGSRNEYPGITGLSHFFEHMMFNGSKKFGPKQFDNTMEFNGGANNAYTTQNVTVYTDWFPASAMETMFDLESDRIANLTIDPKMVQSERGVVSSEKSTGLENSPWEQLSELIYSTAFTEHSYHWPVIGYQTDIDNWTKEDLERYFRTYYAPNNCVVVICGNVKTADVKKLADKYMASIPAQPAPPVVHLKEPEQLGERRVEFKKDLPVPYLLMGYHTPAARDSDYYALSILSDILSSGNSSRLYSALVDKKQLATSISSSFDESFDPGLFMIYGVVAKTSNETAVEKAIDEEIGKIITQGVTDRELQKVKNQKLVQLYKQLETINGKANSLGTYELFFGDYKKLFDAPAEFNKVTAADIKRVAAKYLKQTNRTIGVAKSTVK, from the coding sequence ATGAAACGATTTTTACCCGCTGTTGTGATGGCCATCAGTTCATTTGCTTTTGGGCAAAGCAAACCGGCCGATGTGAACACCTTTACCCTTGCCAACGGCATGAAATTTTTGGTGATGGAAGACAGCTCCATCCCCAATGCTAACATGTACCTGTTTTACCGTGTAGGCTCGCGCAACGAGTACCCGGGCATTACCGGCCTCTCCCACTTTTTTGAGCACATGATGTTTAACGGCTCTAAAAAATTCGGCCCTAAACAGTTTGATAACACCATGGAGTTTAACGGTGGCGCCAACAATGCCTATACCACACAAAACGTTACGGTTTATACCGACTGGTTCCCGGCATCGGCTATGGAGACCATGTTCGACCTGGAGAGCGACCGCATTGCCAACCTCACCATCGATCCGAAAATGGTACAAAGCGAGCGCGGTGTAGTATCGTCTGAAAAAAGTACAGGTTTGGAGAACAGTCCGTGGGAGCAATTGAGCGAACTCATTTATTCAACCGCCTTTACCGAGCACTCATACCACTGGCCGGTTATCGGTTATCAAACCGACATTGACAACTGGACGAAAGAAGACCTGGAACGTTACTTCCGCACCTATTACGCCCCCAATAACTGCGTAGTAGTTATTTGCGGCAACGTTAAAACCGCCGACGTAAAAAAACTGGCAGATAAATATATGGCCTCCATTCCGGCACAACCCGCGCCGCCGGTAGTTCACCTGAAAGAGCCGGAGCAATTGGGCGAGCGCCGCGTAGAATTTAAAAAAGACCTGCCCGTGCCTTACCTGCTGATGGGCTACCACACCCCTGCCGCGCGCGACAGCGATTACTATGCCCTGAGCATTTTGAGCGATATTTTATCAAGCGGTAATTCATCCAGATTATATTCGGCCCTGGTGGATAAAAAGCAACTGGCTACCAGCATTTCATCCAGCTTTGATGAGAGCTTCGATCCGGGCTTGTTTATGATATATGGCGTAGTTGCCAAAACATCAAACGAAACAGCGGTTGAAAAGGCTATTGACGAAGAGATCGGCAAGATCATTACGCAGGGTGTTACTGACCGCGAGCTGCAAAAAGTAAAAAACCAGAAACTGGTACAGCTTTACAAGCAACTGGAAACCATTAACGGCAAAGCAAATTCGCTGGGTACTTATGAGTTATTTTTTGGCGATTATAAAAAGCTGTTTGATGCACCTGCCGAATTTAACAAGGTTACAGCCGCCGATATTAAACGCGTGGCAGCCAAGTATCTTAAACAAACCAACCGTACCATCGGCGTAGCCAAATCAACCGTAAAATAA
- a CDS encoding pitrilysin family protein, which translates to MRTIFKHTICALLLLAVTITAHAQSAFKVPPYQKFTLPNGLTVYLMEQHEIPLISVSAVLPAGAIYDGDKHGLASLTAAGLQYGTKSFTKNQIEEELDFVGADLNSYATKEYASLSAKFAAKNTDKVLAIVSEVLTAPTFPAVEFDKEKERVLARLDQAKQSPRQVINAYWDNFIYGAHVYSNSTSGSPATVGKLTAADLKAFYNNNYIPQRSAIAVVGDFKAADMKQKLTRYFGKWNNKGAAQISVPATVTAPTEARVLLVNKEDARETTFLIGGLGIKRDNPDYVAIDVVNTLFGARFTSMLNDELRVNSGLTYGARSSFNPLKNSGTFYISTFTATKTTEAAIDKALEVLNRLHEKGLDEKSLTSAKNYVKGLFPPKYETSGQLADLLTQMFWYGFTESYINDFQANVDKLDLARSKEIIAKYFPKDKLQFVLVGKSADIKKISEKYGKVTEKQIKADGF; encoded by the coding sequence ATGAGAACGATATTTAAACATACTATATGCGCGCTGCTATTGCTGGCAGTAACTATTACCGCCCATGCGCAATCGGCATTTAAGGTGCCGCCCTACCAAAAATTTACGCTGCCTAACGGCCTCACCGTTTACCTGATGGAGCAGCACGAGATACCGTTGATCAGTGTATCAGCCGTATTGCCTGCGGGTGCTATTTATGATGGCGATAAGCATGGCCTGGCTTCCCTTACCGCTGCGGGTTTGCAATATGGCACCAAAAGTTTTACCAAGAACCAGATAGAAGAGGAACTTGACTTTGTGGGGGCTGACCTGAACAGCTATGCCACCAAAGAGTATGCCTCACTAAGCGCTAAATTCGCTGCTAAAAATACCGATAAGGTTTTGGCCATTGTAAGCGAGGTGTTGACCGCGCCAACCTTCCCGGCTGTTGAATTTGACAAGGAAAAAGAACGCGTACTGGCCCGTTTAGACCAGGCTAAGCAAAGCCCAAGACAGGTGATCAACGCCTATTGGGATAATTTTATTTATGGCGCACATGTGTACAGCAACAGCACAAGCGGCAGCCCGGCAACGGTGGGTAAACTTACCGCTGCCGATCTGAAAGCTTTTTACAACAACAACTACATTCCGCAACGTTCGGCTATTGCGGTGGTTGGTGACTTCAAGGCTGCTGATATGAAACAAAAGCTAACCAGATACTTCGGCAAATGGAACAACAAAGGCGCTGCACAGATCAGCGTACCGGCAACCGTTACCGCCCCAACCGAAGCCCGTGTTTTACTGGTTAACAAGGAAGATGCACGCGAAACCACCTTTTTAATCGGCGGCCTTGGCATTAAGCGCGATAACCCGGATTACGTAGCGATTGACGTTGTAAATACCCTGTTTGGCGCGCGCTTTACCTCGATGCTAAACGACGAACTGCGGGTAAACTCCGGTTTAACCTACGGCGCACGCAGCAGCTTTAACCCGCTGAAAAACTCAGGTACCTTTTATATTTCGACATTTACGGCTACCAAAACAACCGAGGCGGCCATTGATAAGGCTCTTGAAGTGTTGAACCGTCTGCATGAAAAAGGACTGGATGAAAAATCGCTTACCTCTGCAAAAAATTATGTAAAAGGACTGTTCCCGCCGAAATATGAAACCTCGGGGCAGTTGGCCGACCTGCTGACGCAGATGTTTTGGTACGGCTTCACTGAATCATACATTAATGATTTTCAGGCCAATGTTGACAAGCTCGACCTTGCCCGCTCAAAGGAGATCATTGCCAAATACTTCCCGAAGGATAAGCTGCAGTTTGTGCTGGTAGGCAAATCAGCCGATATTAAGAAGATTTCCGAAAAGTACGGTAAAGTCACCGAAAAGCAAATTAAGGCAGATGGTTTTTAA
- a CDS encoding SGNH/GDSL hydrolase family protein, whose product MAAEIPTFVKAGAGPADNKTPTDLKILFQGDSITDGNRTRDNDWNHIMGHGYAYLISSRLWFDNPERKFHFFNRGVSGNKVVDLAKRWQTDTLDIESDVLSILVGVNDVLAMLRGHEGFTADNFETDYRNLLKQTTEALPNVKLVIGEPFVLHVAKVNKMWDQWRTETGKRAEVAKQLASEFNAVFVPYQQAFNNALKKAPADYWIWDGVHPMPAGHELMAREWLKATKGLGLV is encoded by the coding sequence GTGGCAGCCGAAATACCAACTTTCGTAAAAGCAGGGGCAGGACCTGCCGATAATAAGACACCTACCGATCTGAAAATACTTTTTCAGGGCGACTCCATAACCGACGGAAACCGCACCCGCGATAACGACTGGAACCATATTATGGGGCATGGTTATGCTTATTTAATATCAAGCCGTTTATGGTTTGACAACCCGGAGCGCAAGTTTCATTTTTTTAACCGTGGCGTGAGCGGCAATAAGGTGGTTGACCTGGCCAAACGCTGGCAAACCGATACGCTGGACATTGAATCCGATGTACTGAGCATACTGGTTGGCGTTAACGATGTGCTGGCCATGCTGCGCGGACACGAGGGCTTTACCGCCGATAACTTTGAAACTGATTACCGCAACCTGCTGAAACAAACTACCGAAGCCCTGCCCAACGTTAAGCTGGTAATAGGCGAGCCCTTTGTATTACACGTAGCCAAAGTAAATAAAATGTGGGATCAATGGCGTACCGAAACCGGCAAGCGCGCCGAAGTTGCTAAACAACTCGCCAGTGAGTTCAACGCCGTATTTGTGCCTTATCAGCAAGCCTTTAACAATGCCCTTAAAAAAGCCCCGGCCGATTACTGGATATGGGACGGTGTACACCCCATGCCCGCCGGCCACGAGCTAATGGCAAGGGAATGGTTGAAAGCGACTAAGGGGTTGGGGTTGGTGTAA
- a CDS encoding PepSY-associated TM helix domain-containing protein, with the protein MSGKKTSWASHQKRWFGKWHVYLGIIAGFIIAFVGLTGSILVFREEIDAALNPQLFIVKPTGNKIPPAVLLPSFQQAHPAYKISYLAADDTSATATYEAYDAATGLEIFINPYTGSVRGVRKHDSGFVGVVTELHRTLLIPVAGRYIVGMAAICLLILTASGLRLWVPQKLKQLKAALLIKQRASFKRRNYDLHRVVGLYSSPVVFVLALTGVCITFSVVVIPMLFLCSGKSPQGVQQLLGAKSHYQAGVKPIPLTELVKKAEAAMPGAKVLGYAVPKDTTASYRFDMMSSGLPHSGKREMALLDQYTGKLLLNSRTDFPEVGNAYLSWLTPLHYGTFGGLPTQILALLGGSMPLVLFISGVVIWWPRFKKQGGKQVQKNALRVVVVSETSTDDDMEKRTSFTFRLKRGFKYALLFIGLTVLMGTLYGLISGLPIRPGLAAMAFLTTLIQVNLALAVVCFLIYALLFYPFGKRSRIWPGYLAWSLPFALVYGLFYHLCFNMGLSIF; encoded by the coding sequence ATGAGCGGTAAAAAAACTTCCTGGGCATCACATCAAAAACGTTGGTTTGGTAAGTGGCATGTTTATCTGGGCATCATTGCCGGTTTTATCATCGCTTTTGTTGGCCTGACAGGCAGCATATTGGTTTTCAGGGAAGAGATAGATGCAGCGCTCAATCCGCAATTGTTCATCGTAAAACCAACCGGCAATAAAATTCCGCCTGCCGTTTTACTTCCAAGTTTTCAGCAAGCACATCCTGCCTATAAAATAAGTTATTTAGCTGCAGATGACACCAGCGCTACAGCCACTTACGAAGCGTATGACGCGGCTACTGGGCTGGAGATATTCATCAACCCATACACAGGCAGCGTTCGCGGTGTCAGAAAGCACGATTCCGGCTTTGTGGGTGTGGTGACAGAATTGCACCGAACTTTGCTTATACCCGTGGCCGGCAGGTATATAGTTGGCATGGCAGCTATTTGTTTGCTTATACTTACAGCAAGCGGGTTAAGGCTGTGGGTGCCTCAAAAGTTAAAACAACTTAAAGCCGCGCTTTTGATTAAACAGCGGGCAAGTTTTAAACGGCGGAATTATGATCTGCACCGGGTGGTTGGCCTATACAGTTCGCCGGTGGTGTTTGTGCTGGCGCTGACCGGCGTTTGCATTACATTTTCGGTTGTTGTTATCCCGATGTTATTTTTGTGCTCGGGTAAAAGTCCGCAAGGCGTTCAGCAATTGTTAGGTGCAAAATCGCACTACCAGGCAGGCGTTAAGCCGATACCGCTTACCGAATTGGTTAAGAAGGCAGAAGCCGCAATGCCTGGCGCTAAAGTTTTAGGCTATGCCGTACCTAAAGATACAACCGCCAGTTACCGGTTTGATATGATGAGTTCCGGTTTACCCCACAGCGGTAAACGCGAGATGGCCCTGCTCGATCAATATACAGGCAAGCTGTTACTCAATAGCCGTACTGATTTTCCGGAAGTTGGCAACGCTTATCTGAGTTGGCTCACGCCGCTGCACTATGGTACGTTTGGCGGTTTGCCAACTCAAATACTGGCTTTATTGGGTGGATCAATGCCGCTGGTTTTATTTATAAGCGGTGTTGTTATTTGGTGGCCACGGTTTAAAAAGCAGGGCGGTAAACAGGTGCAAAAAAACGCGTTACGTGTTGTTGTCGTATCAGAAACGTCAACAGATGATGACATGGAGAAGCGAACATCGTTTACCTTTCGTTTAAAAAGAGGATTTAAATATGCCTTGCTTTTTATAGGGCTTACCGTATTGATGGGGACGCTTTACGGCCTGATCAGCGGGCTACCCATACGGCCGGGACTGGCTGCAATGGCCTTTTTAACAACCTTAATACAGGTAAACCTTGCATTGGCCGTAGTTTGTTTTTTGATTTACGCGCTGCTGTTTTATCCGTTTGGCAAGCGCAGCCGCATATGGCCGGGCTACCTGGCATGGTCGTTACCGTTTGCGTTGGTTTACGGTTTATTTTACCATCTATGTTTTAATATGGGGCTGAGCATATTTTAA
- a CDS encoding adenylate/guanylate cyclase domain-containing protein → MKNDLNLALQGCCPAIIPTLTNVVDTEQELAILFLDIRNFTGLMESQSTQSVIQVVRRLFTGFNQIIKNFSGKVVEVAGDNLYAVFGLQTNLREAVNNAYQAARTMFQTIELFNDAYAIPYYGNPLEVGVGIHSGKVFVGEFGLDAPAQLSVMGLPVNIAARLQAKTKELNNDMLISEDAFAHLETADVKFDQQTVRLQGVPHGQQVRLAGKPYAAQNTLPAANMDMDYLLAIAG, encoded by the coding sequence ATGAAAAACGATCTGAACTTAGCGCTGCAAGGCTGCTGCCCGGCAATTATCCCCACTTTAACTAATGTAGTTGACACAGAGCAGGAACTGGCTATCTTGTTTTTAGATATCCGCAACTTTACCGGCTTAATGGAGTCGCAAAGCACACAGTCGGTGATACAAGTGGTGCGCAGGCTGTTCACCGGTTTCAATCAGATCATCAAAAATTTTAGCGGTAAGGTAGTTGAAGTTGCAGGCGATAACCTGTATGCTGTATTTGGCTTGCAAACCAACTTGCGCGAAGCTGTAAATAATGCATACCAAGCCGCGCGTACCATGTTTCAAACTATTGAATTATTTAATGACGCTTATGCGATACCCTATTACGGCAATCCGTTAGAGGTAGGGGTGGGCATACATTCGGGTAAGGTCTTCGTAGGCGAGTTTGGCCTTGATGCTCCTGCACAATTATCAGTAATGGGCTTGCCTGTGAACATAGCCGCCCGGCTGCAAGCTAAAACCAAGGAATTGAACAACGATATGCTGATATCTGAAGATGCCTTTGCCCACTTGGAAACCGCTGATGTTAAGTTTGATCAGCAAACTGTTCGTTTACAAGGCGTTCCGCATGGTCAGCAAGTACGTTTAGCGGGTAAGCCCTATGCTGCGCAAAATACATTACCTGCAGCAAACATGGATATGGATTACCTGCTGGCTATTGCCGGATAA